The genome window GAAAACAGGGGAGGTGTGAATATATTAAACAAGCTTAAGCAAAAATAGAGCAAGTCGAATAAACATCGTTTGGTGAATAATACTGAATATATgtagtattttaaaattatttcaagaTTTAACCCCCACACGAATCATATTTTGTGCTAGAGTTTTTACCTTCTTCttgaaaattaaaactaaaaattaagagatctacactaatcacaagctcaatgattcttcatttcccaaaagcttaaaagcatgtggtggtacttaaAAGAGTCATTCAACttggagaacataaattaaaaagacaatacaagattaagctaaaagagatttgcatagaaattaaaaagtgtatacaagcttggaaaggaaattggggctagcaaaatgtaaatctatctaagatactaactatagaaatgactaggtagaaaaggTGAGTAGGTAACTAGGTAGGtcattacaagtaaagagaatggggtatttataactaaagaattagggtttaggggtagggtagctaaatcttgaccatccatgtgccttgttTGTTGGGTGGATCATAGCCCTCCATGTGCCCTTTACTTGCcaactctttcttttcttcttttattttccttttcttctcttttcttgcattttttcttctttctttatttatctacaatttcctgaaataaaataaataagcaattaatactacgaaaatagacaaaagataggcacttaaatatgcaaaaatatggactaatcagtTGTGATCCTGTGAATGAGGCCGGGAGTATAACACGCTTGCCAACCTGACTTGGGTCATTATCACCTTTTCTGATTGCATCGCGTACAAAGTTGTATAGATCAGACCGAATTGTTGTTTGATTCCCGCTTATCCAGTCCAACCTATACATCTCAATAGCTGTGAAGGCATCGACCACGTATTGCAGCCACAATCGACCACCCATATGAGGTGTCAAGCCTTGAAATAACATAGAAAGATAAAAACACATTAGCGTACATAGGTGCACTGGTATGAATCAACACAACTGAATTCTAACACGTACTCAAAACAATGTTACAATGCTTAATAATCAAAGTATTAACCTTCGTCCAGCCGTATCATCAGCTTGTAGGAATAATACTCCATCATCGATACATGGTCACGCTGCTTGGGTCCAGGCTCTGTATCCCGATCAGTGGGATTTTGTTCATTGTTCGCTCCTTTTaatcttctttttattttttctaagaGGGATTTTAGTATGGAAACCGTCTTCTCCCAACGGAAAAAGCAATGGATACTGGAGCTGCATAAAATAAACGTCTGTTTCCCAGACTCTTTTCAACTCCTTCTGTCGTGTCTCAACTACGGTGTCCCTGAATCCAGAAGTGTCCTCGTTTTGATTCACAATCAGACTACCAACCTCATCATAGGGACCAACTTTGTTTGGCCTTCCATTAGCCGCCTGCGAAGAGACCAAAACCAACCTGAACTCATCTTGCTCATTACTTTTGAATCGTTCTCTAGCTGTTTGGAATTGCCTAACAAAGTTATTGTGTGTGTGCAGCATACCCTGTATGTCCTCCACAATACTGTGATCAATATCCTCACTGACCTTATTCCCACAAGAATTTAACCTATTATTCAATTCATTCCTAGTGTCATAGATGTACAACTGACAGAACTTCGGTGCTTGACCCTCCAACGGCAGCAGACTGCCTACAAAGTGAAGGTTCATGCCTCTGATTTTAAAACAATAAGGAGCACCACCATGATTTATTTTGTGGTCAACTTTACCACCACTGGAGGACATTGCGAACATTGCATTGTAGACTcttatgttttttttgaaattctttgACCTCTGATCAGATGTGAGCAATGACTGAAGGAGCTCGGGAGGTTTCTTCTCCTTAGGCAGCACTACTTGTCCATTTCGACAACACAATGAAAAAGTGGGGGGGACAGTCTTAATAGACTTATTATTTCTTTCCATATTCCACATAAGGGATCCACAATTTGCACATGTGACATTAGGCGGTCCAAGATTCATGTAATCTTTCCACGTGCGCAAATCAGCAGTACGTCCATCATCTTCCTCTGAAAAGTCATAGCTTAGTTTAATAATAGAATATTCACCTTGATAATGTGCTCATATAATAAATTTGTGGAAAAGACATTTCATACCTTCGTCAACCTCTTCATCGTCAGATGTCTAGTAATCACTGACAGCATTCTCAAATTGTGAATATAACTTCTTGACGGATTCAACATTGTCTGCATCCTTTTGTTTGTGACTTTGTTTCCTCTCAAGTAAGGTAGCAATACCTGGACCGCGACGCCTTGGAATGTATACTCCTGCAAAATAATAAGCACGCGAAACTCAGGCTACAGACGACATTGTTAAGGAGTTGTTACACTGTTTAGGTCATTTGAAAAGAAAACGTCAACCTGAAACTTCACTGGTTGCACGAGTTGCATTGCTTGAAAATCCTTGCACCCTCAATCTCGATGTTTGGTTTAAATCAATCTCTTTGAAAGGCACCCTACGACCTGCAAGAATCAGTGGTCATGATAATTACGCTGGAAGCTGAAAAAATAGGTTGTCACGTGAATGGTTTACATGTGCCAGGAGTGTTCAACTCGACAAAAGAAGGTAtcctgttaggccgaataaactcactatattatTGTATATAGTGAACATAATCAAAACACAACACACAAATAAGAGGATAAattaactaaactcttattcacaaaacacagtagcttacaaatactctcttagtgatttataacttatcactaagagctgctgggttacaagaataatatgctCGATATTCAACTCTcttagagtaaaccctaagttgtgtttatatacacagttacatgatatctactgattgatatataattatctgctttctaaaataatctaatcagtagctatccttttgatgtcctgatctgcacaatcttccttgatctttatcttccttgtttatccagatcttctcctcAAAATCAGTcgactgcaaactctgatcatagctaaactctgatccagctggcagtcgtcaaactctgatctctggctaaactctgatcttcatttctgcacactaaacaagttagatacatgtgacatcatcaattatgtaacaatctcccccaacttgtacattagacagaatgaacaagttactatatatatatatactgatgatgtcaaaaatgactaaggacaaatgcatgaataattaattcacagaactaattacaacttgcAGAACCAGCAGTTACTATCTATCCAATCAGCCTATATCCAaagctttctctgacaaactgattaatcagatcttcttcaatctgCTTCAGATCttgtatcatctgggctttaacaGTACTGAGCTCTTCAGTGTCTTCCCCAGTttggtatatagctgatctcaaagcatttgCCTTGCTTTTTCTCATTGCTTCCCCCAGTTGGATCACCCTTGGTCTATCTGCATCATTATTGTATCCCAAGATTCTGCTATTAGCTATAGTCTCCATAACAGAGCTATTTTTCTACATTTCAATCTCAGAATCATCATCTTGAGATATCTTGggaatgtattcttcatcaggACTTATTCCATAGAATCTCCTCTTTTCAACAATAGTCAttttcatcagatcagaccatctctgggTTGCTTCATTTTATATCTCaagcatatagtgaatatgctcaagttcccttagagatttcagcaataaatcagcttctgaaaTTCTGTATACTCTGCCAGTGTTGAGAAAGATTGCTATCTTTTCTTTGTCACCTGTTCCATCACAAGTATCCATCAGAATTTGTACTGATTTTATCTTATCAAGGTCCTTCTGGGTAACAGCTTCTCCAACTTTATCAGtcagaggatatggatctctgaaGTTGACAACTGAGCTGGTTTCCAGCTTTTCTTTCCAATGACCCAATCCAGTTGTGTCATATGCTTCTTTTCATCTGGTTCCATGAAGTCTGATTCTGGTcagcattgagctttccttgtatagACTGGTTGCAAGGCTCCCAAAGAGGCTTTTCTTCTTGTTCTGATCTTGAGATTTATCAGAGCTTGACTTCAGCCATGAAGCTTTTGTCTCTACGGGCTCTGacttatcatatttttattttactcctTGAGTCTtaacttgagcaatgtcagaggttaaGTTTAGATCAGAGACTGACTTGACCATTGTTTCTGAAGTTCTTCTTTTCCTGGTCAGTCCaacttcctcttcttcttcaactATACCAGACACATCAGATATTATCTTTGTAGCTTTGTTTAACTGTACCAGTCTTTGAGAAGGAGCTTCTGATGCAATCTTGACAATTGACTTCTTCTTTAAAACAGGGAcaccatcaacaggtttcttcccTTTATCATTGGACTCAATCTCAGGCTTTGCTTGAGCTCTAGTTCTGGGTCTATTGATATCAGAGTAATTGATTTCTCCAATTAcaatccctttttcttttggtcttGATTGTTTCTTTGAGGAATCAGAGATTGGTTTCTCCTTATCAGACTTTAgcttgctgatcttcatcttctcagctgctaatctttcttcttcttgtctgATGGCTTCAATGTCTACcccctggattttctttttcaaaaatttttctTGCAACAGCTTCATCTATAGCTTGAAGAGATGGGGATTTGTAGAACAAGGTTGTTTCTTTTCTTCTGAATTTCAGGGTTTGACAGAATTTCTGAGATTTtggatctccagcttcaattAATCTATCTGACTCAGAGATCAGATCTTCTCCTTCCTGTTCAGTACTTGGCATTACAGAATCTACTACAGTCAGTTCTTTTGAAATTTCCCTTGAACTTCTGACTACTTCAGTCAGACTTTTAATTTGAGGAACAACAGTCATTTCGAGAGGATCGCTTCGAGTCTCTGAGTGTATCAGAGTTTCCAACCTTATTACTTCCTTGAATATTTCCAGATTCCTCTTTATCTTTGATCTGCAGTATGATTTGCTTTCCAGAGTCTCTATCTCCAACTTCCTTTCCATCTTCATCATTATCTGGCCTTTGCTTTTCCAGTGGCTTGTCAGATGAGCATTTGTCCTTTgacactttctccccctttttgacatcagcagaggtgagaaactgaaccagctgagctacagaggagctcaaatcTGCCAGAGTCGACTGCATGGACCTTTGAGTAGCTTCTATATTGAAAAGTCTGGCTTCTATAGAAAGAGGTTTATCTCTGCACATACCCTGATGATATTGCATTTGACAGACTTTTATCTTAGTAGAGGGTTGTGGAGGCTCAGAGACAGTATCCTGAACTGGAGACACAGAATCCTTAACTGGAGAAGGATTAGAGATTGGAACTGGTGCTTGATCAGAGGTTGATGGTTGAACAGATGGTGGAACTGTTGCTTGAACAGATGTGACCtctgtatcatcatcatcatcatcatcatcatcattgacAAAGATGCTGAGTGTATGAGAAGCCAAAGCTTCTGTGGCTGCATCAGAATATGCAGCATAAGAGAtctcctgaacaggagctgcaGCATGTTCTTCATTctgaatcagagattcctgattcaaGTGCAATATGGGTTCTTATTGAACTTCAGCTTCAACCAGAGTATCTTGACTAAGAGTCTCTGTCATAGGAATGGCAGCTGCAGTACCAGGCTCCTCAAGTGGCATGACAGAGATTGGTTCAACTAGGACAGGGTCTGCAGCATGtggttgatcagagaatggaaCCAAGGCCTAAAGAGTATCTTCTGATTGAGGAGGGtcaacagtcagatcagtgaTGTTTGTGGGCTTTACCTTCTTTCTGGATTGTTTCACTGGTGGAGGTGATGGAGGAGGTGCTGTATCTtcatcatcagagtctgagattGGTTTAAGAAACTTCCGCTTCCTTTTGGGTTGAGGAGATGGTGAGGGTTGAGGAGAGGTCTTAGATGATCTAAGAGTTCTCTTGGGAGAGGAAAGGTCatattttacaactggcccttgttgggaaggactAGAGGTTGGTACATCCTGTGGGGTGGAGGATGAAGGTTGAGGGAtgttctcatcagagaatagagGACCATATTTATCTGGTAAGGCCAGTTTCAACTTATCCTGTACAGTGACAGGAATTGCAAATACTGAAAGTTGGGGTTTCTTGCTatcctttttaattaaatcagtGAATGCCCTTTTAGTAATTTTAAAAGGTAGCTCAGTATTTTCTTCAGGCAATGGAATATCAGGAAAACAATAAGAGAATATCAACTGGTAGAATTTAGCATAATATACTATATTCCTATTCTCTTTCCTCCtctcaccaataaatctcaagataGGAGTTGCAAtgtcaaatttgagattgtgaATGGGAGAGTACCCAATTTGTTGGCTGAATAGAGGAATAGCATCAAAATTGCTACACTTGTTCCTGAAGGCTCTGGTGatgcagtcatagaagaagaaactccattctttATAGAGATTTGGGCGTTTGAGATCCCCCATCTTTTCTGTACTACCAGAATAGACGAAGAAGGTCATCATATCTCTGAGAGTCTGAGTGGAAACTAATGCATTGAACTTGCTATGTTCTGGGAGATGAAGAGCTTTGCGTATTGTCTCAGG of Daucus carota subsp. sativus chromosome 3, DH1 v3.0, whole genome shotgun sequence contains these proteins:
- the LOC108212374 gene encoding uncharacterized protein LOC108212374, which codes for MKLLQEKFLKKKIQGVDIEAIRQEEERLAAEKMKISKLKSDKEKPISDSSKKQSRPKEKGIVIGEINYSDINRPRTRAQAKPEIESNDKGKKPVDGVPVLKKKSIVKIASEAPSQRLVQLNKATKIISDVSGIVEEEEEVGLTRKRRTSETMVKSVSDLNLTSDIAQKNSSVMETIANSRILGYNNDADRPRVIQLGEAMRKSKANALRSAIYQTGEDTEELSRRVPFKEIDLNQTSRLRVQGFSSNATRATSEVSGVYIPRRRGPGIATLLERKQSHKQKDADNVESVKKLYSQFENAVKEDDGRTADLRTWKDYMNLGPPNVTCANCGSLMWNMERNNKSIKTVPPTFSLCCRNGQVVLPKEKKPPELLQSLLTSDQRSKNFKKNIRVYNAMFAMSSSGGKVDHKINHGGAPYCFKIRGMNLHFVGSLLPLEGQAPKFCQLYIYDTRNELNNRLNSCGNKVSEDIDHSIVEDIQGMLHTHNNFVRQFQTARERFKSNEQDEFRLVLVSSQAANGRPNKVGPYDEVGSLIVNQNEDTSGFRDTVVETRQKELKRVWETDVYFMQLQYPLLFPLGEDGLTPHMGGRLWLQYVVDAFTAIEMYRLDWISGNQTTIRSDLYNFVRDAIRKGDNDPSQYFKDALALCRSIGHPSLFLTMTCNTKWPEITDMMKHLPGVKASDAPDVIARVFKLKLDQLIELIKKKNYFGRYNSNTYFDDCGFPVYKRRNTEAKVKRKRHDLDNRFVVPYNRDLLLRFQCHINIEICNNSWSLKYLFKYCLKGHDTATMMLRKSKGNGNVVSADNKSRQMNEVKNYLNGRYICASEASWRIFGFNIHSRWPSVDHLPIHLPNNKYVRFRTGERVSKGWKPCQRGEVVGRVSEVHATAGDLLFLRMLLMRRKGVLYFENIRAIDGIAYPTFKEACGALGLLHNDKQWNDAMEENAHSSLAHQLREMFVNILCYCSVTNPGDLWQLHWQSMADDIIHKKRKESDDNSLQLSESDIQNYTLAGNNIFCIKVIKYVRNM